The sequence TGTTGATGACTTTATTTAAGTTGTTAGATAATGATTCAAACATATGAAAAACCTTGAAGATGAGTTTATTTATCTAAAATATATAAATACATGCTTTATAAAGCAAGAACAAAAAAAAGCTCCTAACGTTTAAGTTAGGAGCTTCTATTTTATAAATATTTCATTCTTTTACAAAAAAAGAACTAAATACCTTATGATGGTGTCTCAGTAACTTCACAACTTTCTGTACCAGTGCCTGATAACCAGTTGATAATTTTACCAGCTGCGAAGATAAAGGTTATACCGATAGATACACCTAAACATAGCTGCCATGAAAGTTTACCCAAGAAGATACCAATACCTAATACTACTAACGCAATCATCGCTGTAGCTTTACCAATTGGTCCTGTTAGTTTAGTCACAATGTAACATAGTACTTCAGAAATACCATCATCTGTAGTACCTGTGCCGTATCCATCAGCAACAGATAGAGATGGCATTACCATAACTGCTGCAGCTAAACAAAATAACAGGCAAATTTGCCAATAATTATTTTTTGAAAGATTAAAAGTTGACATGTTTTACTCCTAAATTGAATAGTAATTAAAAATATATAGTATAACGTAGCGAGGTTTATAAATACATACACTATATCTACAAAGCGCTCATTGAAAACAAGTTTACACTCTCATTCCTTAATAAAAAGTTAATATAGATTCTTTTTGGGAAAAATAAGCATTTAGCTTGTATAATATATAATTATGTTGCTTATAAAGCACAGTATTTTTATGGTTATGAGCCTATAAAAACTTATCTTTTATTTATAGGGATGAATTTTCTTTCAGTATAGCCTGTGTATAATTGTCTTGGACGTCCTATTTTATTAGTAGGATCTTCCATCATTTCTTTCCACTGTGCAATCCATCCTGAAATTCTGGCTGTAGCAAATAATAC is a genomic window of Rickettsiales bacterium containing:
- a CDS encoding TrbC/VirB2 family protein; the protein is MSTFNLSKNNYWQICLLFCLAAAVMVMPSLSVADGYGTGTTDDGISEVLCYIVTKLTGPIGKATAMIALVVLGIGIFLGKLSWQLCLGVSIGITFIFAAGKIINWLSGTGTESCEVTETPS